One region of Arvicola amphibius chromosome 3, mArvAmp1.2, whole genome shotgun sequence genomic DNA includes:
- the Spg21 gene encoding maspardin: protein MGEIKVSPDYNWFRSTVPLKKIIVDDDDSKIWSLYDAGPRSIRCPLIFLPPVSGTADVFFQQVLALTGWGYRVIALQYPVYWDHLEFCDGFRKLLDHLQLDKVHLFGASLGGFLAQKFAEYTHKSPRVHSLILCNAFSDTSIFNQTWTANSFWLMPAFMLKKIVLGNFSSGPVDPVMADAIDFMVDRLESLGQSELASRLTLNCQNSYVEPHKIRDIPVTIMDVFDQSALSTEAKEEMYKLYPNARRAHLKTGGNFPYLCRSAEVNLYVQIHLLQFHGTKYAAIDPSVVSAEELEVQKSHLGLSQEEP, encoded by the exons ATGGGAGAGATCAAAGTCTCTCCAGATTACAATTGGTTTAGAAGCACAGTTCCCCTTAAGAAG ATAATCGTGGATGACGACGACAGTAAGATATGGTCGCTCTATGACGCTGGCCCCAGAAGCATCCGGTGCCCTCtcatcttcctccctcctgtcAGTGGGACGGCAGACGTGTTTTTCCAGCAGGTCTTGGCTCTGACTGGCTGGGGTTATCGGGTGATAGCT TTGCAGTATCCAGTTTATTGGGATCATCTTGAATTCTGTGATGGATTCAGAAAACTTTTAGACCACTTACAGTTGGATAAA GTCCATCTGTTTGGGGCGTCTTTGGGAGGCTTTCTGGCTCAGAAGTTTGCTGAATATACTCACAAGTCTCCGCGAGTGCACTCCCTCATCCTCTGTAATGCCTTCAGTGACACGTCTATTTTCAACCAGACGTGGACTGCAAACAG cttttGGCTGATGCCAGCATTTATGCTCAAGAAAATAGTTCTCGGGAACTTTTCCTCTGGCCCAGTGGACCCGGTGATGGCTGACGCTATTGACTTCATGGTGGACAGG cTGGAGAGTTTGGGTCAGAGTGAACTGGCTTCAAGACTAACTCTCAACTGTCAGAATTCTTATGTGGAACCTCATAAAATTCGGGACATCCCCGTAACCATCATGGAC GTGTTTGACCAGAGTGCGCTATCAACGGAAGCCAAGGAAGAGATGTACAAACTGTACCCTAATGCCCGGAGGGCTCACCTCAAGACAGGAGGCAATTTCCCCTACCTGTGCAGGAGTGCAGAGGTCAATCTTTATGTGCAG ATACATTTGCTGCAGTTCCATGGAACCAAATACGCCGCCATCGACCCGTCAGTGGTCAGTGCAGAGGAGCTCGAGGTGCAGAAAAGCCACCTGGGCCTCAGCCAGGAGGAGCCGTAG